A single window of Aspergillus flavus chromosome 4, complete sequence DNA harbors:
- a CDS encoding putative 5-3 exonuclease (exoribonuclease 2), with the protein MGVPALFRWLSNKYPKIISPVIEEQPYEVNGEQIPVDTTRPNPNGEELDNLYLDMNGIVHPCTHPEGKPPPANEQEMMLEIFNYTDRVVNMVRPRKLLMIAVDGVAPRAKMNQQRARRFRSAQEAKEADEKKEEFRKQFLKKSKGDQEIHEEVIQKTWDSNVITPGTPFMDILAASLRYWIAYKLNTDPAWEKLKIIISDATVPGEGEHKIMEFVRSQRAAPEHDPNTRHVIYGLDADLIMLGLATHEPHFRVLREDVFFQESKARTCHLCGQAGHKAEECRGQAKEKNGQFDEKGKGTSLKPFIWLNVSILREYLAVELYVPHQPFPFDLERALDDWVFMCFFVGNDFLPHLPSLDIRENGIDTLIAIWRDNIPVMGGYLTKDGHVEFKKAQLILQGLAKQEDAIFRRRRQVEEKKLANEKRRKEEAQARDRARKRRRSSPNYEPSEPPASNRARGGGGDSAPPNDVELIIPGRGELSRENRELTHSMVVNRGAVYRANMANKSAAAILKSKLMKGSQEGDDTAESTPMPDADGASDSKIEPTSPSVLGKRKAEEPEGETDTPADNTDSTPKPSKDDEMPPDTVRLWEEGYADRYYEQKFGVDPQDKEFRHKVARAYAEGLAWVLLYYFQGCPSWNWYYPYHYAPFAADFVDIGDMELSFEKGTPFKPFEQLMGVLPASSNHAIPEVFHDLMQDPESEIIDFYPEDFAVDLNGKKFAWQGVILLPFIDEKRLLAAMEKKYPLLSDDERHRNTVGREVLLLSDGHPLYQDLVANFYSKKQGAPKYTLNMRVSEGLAGRVERNETYIPHSSLVSSLEEYGMPTLEDDRSLTVNYEIPKSNHIHKSMLLRGVKFPPPALDNADIQATRSKAQHSGRSFGGAPFRGGHGNRGGRINYASDRPNPFAAHLDPNFMPPSNAGAQGMPSGWAPPVPGSANFSRGPPPPPRGNHRNHYGSGHAQQQGYQQTNYGRNDYYGRGQQGHQHQGSYGNQSGQYSGRQSGYGGAEYRGGGYQRGGYQGQGQGRDYYNSRNQGGYGRY; encoded by the exons ATGGGTGTTCCCGCACTATTCCGTTGGCTCTCCAACAAATACCCGAAAATCATTTCGCCCGTTATTGAGGAGCAGCCCTACGAGGTCAATGGAGAACAGATCCCGGTCGACACCACGCGTCCGAATCCCAATGGGGAGGAGTTGGATAATCTATACCTGGACATGAATGGTATTGTCCATCCATGTACTCACCCAGAGGGAAAGCCTCCACCGGCAAACGAGCAGGAGATGATGTTGGAGATCTTTAACTACACCGACCGAGTTGTGAACATGGTCCGCCCGAGGAAACTCCTGATGATCGCAGTCG atggtgttgCGCCGCGAGCAAAGATGAACCAACAGCGTGCACGTCGTTTCCGCTCTGCGCAAGAGGCTAAGGAGGcggatgagaagaaggaagaattccGGAAACAGTTCCtcaagaagagcaaaggGGATCAGGAGATTCACGAAGAAGTTATACAGAAGACGTGGGATAGCAACGTCATCACCCCCGGAACTCCTTTCATGGACATTCTCGCTGCATCCCTGCGCTACTGGATTGCTTATAAGCTTAACACAGATCCAGCTTGGGAGAAG CTCAAAATCATCATTTCCGACGCGACAGTCccgggagaaggagaacacAAAATCATGGAGTTTGTCCGGTCGCAACGAGCTGCGCCAGAGCATGATCCGAACACTCGTCACGTTATTTATGGTTTG GATGCCGATTTAATTATGCTGGGTCTCGCTACTCACGAGCCTCATTTCAGAGTGCTTCGAGAGGATGTGTTCTTTCAGGAGTCTAAAGCTCGAACATGCCACCTATGCGGCCAGGCAGGCCATAAGGCTGAAGAATGCAGAGGCCaggcaaaggagaagaacGGACAATTTGATGAAAAGGGCAAAGGCACATCACTGAAACCATTTATTTGGCTCAATGTTTCTATCCTCCGAGAATATCTTGCCGTCGAGCTGTACGTTCCGCATCAACCGTTCCCTTTCGACCTGGAACGAGCCTTGGATGATTGGGTCTTCATGTGCTTTTTCGTAGGTAATGATTTCCTGCCGCACTTGCCCTCTTTAGACATCCGAGAGAACGGCATCGACACTTTGATAGCAATATGGCGAGACAATATCCCTGTTATGGGAGGTTACTTGACTAAAGACGGCCATGTTGAGTTCAAAAAAGCTCAACTTATTCTTCAAGGGCTTGCAAAGCAAGAAGATGCTATTTTCCGCCGCCGCAGGCaagtggaagaaaaaaagctcGCGAACGAGAAGAGGCGCAAGGAAGAGGCACAGGCCCGAGACCGTGCCAGGAAACGACGAAGGAGCTCCCCTAATTATGAACCCTCTGAGCCTCCCGCAAGCAACCGAGCccgcggcggcggcggcgactCAGCGCCGCCTAATGACGTGGAGTTAATCATCCCTGGTCGAGGAGAACTATCACGAGAAAACCGAGAGCTGACTCACAGCATGGTAGTCAATCGTGGGGCTGTCTATCGGGCCAATATGGCTAACAAGAGTGCTGCGGCTATTTTGAAGAGCAAACTTATGAAAGGTTCACAGGAGGGTGACGACACTGCAGAGTCCACTCCGATGCCAGACGCAGACGGAGCTTCAGACAGTAAAATAGAACCGACATCACCATCCGTTCTTGGCAAAAGAAAGGCAGAAGAGCCAGAGGGCGAGACAGACACACCCGCCGACAACACGGACTCTACCCCTAAACCTTccaaggatgatgagatgCCTCCTGATACTGTCCGCCTCTGGGAAGAGGGTTACGCTGATCGTTATTACGAGCAAAAATTTGGCGTGGATCCTCAGGACAAAGAGTTCCGCCATAAGGTCGCGCGAGCATATGCTGAAGGCCTAGCGTGGGTTCTTTTGTATTATTTCCAAGGGTGCCCATCATGGAATTGGTACTATCCTTATCATTACGCGCCCTTTGCGGCTGACTTTGTGGATATTGGTGATATGGAGCTATCTTTTGAGAAGGGGACGCCCTTCAAGCCATTCGAACAGCTCATGGGAGTCCTTCCAGCTTCGTCAAACCACGCCATTCCCGAAGTGTTCCACGATCTCATGCAGGACCCCGAGAGCGAAATTATCGATTTTTACCCTGAAGATTTTGCAGTGGATTTGAACGGCAAAAAGTTCGCTTGGCAGGGAGTTATTCTGCTACCGTTCATTGATGAGAAGAGACTTCTGGCCGCcatggaaaagaaatacCCTTTGCTCTCCGATGATGAGAGGCATCGCAATACTGTTGGTCGGGAGGTCTTGCTGCTATCAGACGGCCATCCTCTATACCAGGACTTGGTTGCCAATTTCTACTCGAAGAAGCAGGGCGCCCCCAAATACACGTTGAATATGCGAGTAAGTGAAGGTTTAGCAGGTAGAGTCGAGCGCAACGAGACGTATATTCCACATAGTTCGTTGGTGTCCTCGCTCGAAGAATACGGCATGCCCACTTTGGAGGATGATCGGTCCTTGAC CGTCAACTATGAGATCCCCAAATCAAATCACATCCACAAATCTATGTTGCTGCGAGGCGTCAAATTTCCTCCCCCAGCACTAGACAATGCCGACATTCAGGCTACCAGATCTAAGGCTCAACACTCGGGCCGCTCGTTTGGCGGTGCACCGTTTCGCGGTGGCCATGGGAACAGGGGCGGTCGAATCAACTACGCAAGCGACCGACCAAATCCTTTTGCAGCGCATCTCGATCCCAACTTCATGCCCCCATCAAATGCAGGCGCTCAGGGGATGCCTTCTGGCTGGGCTCCCCCAGTACCGGGATCTGCGAACTTCTCCCGGGGTCCCCCACCTCCCCCCCGCGGAAACCACCGGAATCATTACGGCTCAGGACATGCTCAGCAACAAGGTTATCAGCAGACGAACTATGGGCGAAACGACTACTATGGCCGCGGTCAGCAGGGACATCAGCATCAGGGATCCTACGGCAACCAATCCGGTCAATATAGCGGACGGCAGTCTGGCTACGGAGGGGCTGAATATCGAGGCGGAGGCTATCAACGCGGAGGATACCAAGGCCAAGGTCAAGGCCGTGACTACTACAATTCCAGGAACCAGGGTGGATATGGTCGCTATTAA
- a CDS encoding tRNA synthetases class I-domain-containing protein codes for MSIDFPKEEELTLKRWREIDAFQRQVELSRGRKPYTFYDGPPFATGLPHYGHLLASTIKDIIPRYWSMKGHYVERRFGWDTHGVPIEYEIDKKLGMSGLEAVEKLGIEKYNEECRAIVMRYASEWRETIERLGRWIDFDNDYKVESQPMSYFYFCKERGKRPLTMNTSFMESVWWVFKQLFDKDLVYRGYRVMPYSTALNTPLSNFEAQQNYKDVQDPAVVVSFPLVEDPETCLLAWTTTPWTLPMNTGLAVNPTFEYIKILDEASGKHYILLESLLRTLYKDPKKAKFKIVDRFKGSAMKDWKYTPLFDYFYEEFKDHGFRVLNAEYVTADDGTGVVHQAPAFGEDDYRVGMESGVISETRLPPNPVDETGCYTAEIRDFVGQHVKAADKPIIKHLKGIGRLIVDSQITHSYPFCWRSDTPLIYRAVPAWFVKIPCIIPQMLEGIEGSHWVPSFVKEKRFSSWIQNARDWNISRNRFWGTPLPLWVSDDFKEIVAVGSAEELKELSGYQGELTDLHRDKVDKITIPSKQGKGVLRRVSEVFDCWFESGSMPYASQHYPFENKEQFEKSFPGDFIAEGLDQTRGWFYTLTVLGTHLFGKLPFKNCVVNGIVLAEDGKKMSKRLKNYPDPSLIMNRYGSDALRLYLINSPVVRAEPLRFKEAGVKEIVAKVLLPLWNSYKFFEGQVALLKKSQGVDYVFDPKAEATNTNVMDRWILASCQSLLKFVNEEMAGYRLYTVVPRLLGLIDNTTNWYIRFNRRRLKGENGVDDTLHALNTLFEVLYTLVRGLAPFTPFLTDTIYQKLLPHIPEALRSEDSRSVHFLAFPEVREELFDEVVERRVSRMQKVIEMARVSRERRTLGLKTPLKTLVVIHQDPQFLEDVKSLQSYILEELNVIELILSSDEEKYNVQYSVTADWPTLGKKLKKDAQKVKKSLPSLTSNDVKKFVSDKKILVDGIELVEGDLIVRRGVKEDASSEGMEPNADDDVLTILDANLYPELAHQGLGREIINRLQRLRKKAGLVPTDDVKMEYAILSDPENVGLGEAFQTQAQAIEKVVRRPLERFELVDGKVPSGDEERMIMEEEQEVQKATFMLRLLKL; via the exons ATGTCGATTGACTTCCctaaggaggaggagcttaCCCTCAAGCGATGGAGGGAGATTGACGCCTTCCAGAGGCAAGTCGAGCTCTCTCGTGGCCGCAAACCGTACACTTTCTACGATGGTCCTCCGTTCGCAACAGGTCTTCCTCACTATGGCCATCTGCTGGCATCCactattaaagatattattccCAGATATTGGTCTATGAAGGGCCACTATGTCGAGAGACGATTCGGCTGGGATACTCACGGTGTACCTATCGAATATGAAATCGACAAAAAGTTAGGCATGTCGGGCTTAGAGGCTGTCGAGAAGCTTGGAATTGAAAAGTACAACGAGGAGTGCCGAGCCATTGTTATGAGATACGCATCTGAATGGAGAGAGACTATTGAGAGACTTGGCAGGTGGATCGATTTTGACAATGACTACAAGGTAGAATCCCAACCAATGTCCTATTTTTACTTTTGCAAGGAGAGGGGAAAACGCCCTCTC ACCATGAACACATCCTTCATGGAGTCCGTATGGTGGGTTTTCAAGCAACTCTTCGATAAGGACCTAGTATACAGAGGCTACCGCGTTATGCCTTACTCCACTGCTCTCAACACCCCCCTTAGTAACTTCGAAGCCCAACAAAACTACAAAGACGTTCAAGATCCTGCCGTTGTGGTATCGTTCCCTCTGGTGGAAGATCCTGAGACCTGCCTGCTTGCGTGGACCACCACCCCTTGGACCCTGCCGATGAACACTGGCCTTGCAGTTAACCCTACTTTTGAATACATCAAGATTCTTGATGAAGCCTCGGGCAAGCACTACATTCTTCTTGAATCCTTGCTTCGGACGCTCTATAAAGATCCCAAGAAGGCCAAATTCAAGATTGTCGATCGATTTAAGGGTTCGGCCATGAAAGACTGGAAGTATACGCCTCTGTTCGATTACTTCTATGAAGAATTTAAAGACCACGGCTTCCGCGTGTTGAACGCCGAATATGTTACGGCCGACGATGGTACCGGTGTTGTTCACCAGGCCCCTGCCTTTGGTGAGGACGATTACAGGGTTGGTATGGAAAGTGGCGTTATTAGCGAAACGCGCTTGCCACCTAACCCTGTCGACGAGACGGGATGCTATACAGCTGAGATTCGCGACTTTGTGGGTCAACATGTCAAAGCTGCCGACAAGCCTATCATCAAGCATCTTAAGGGAATTGGCCGCTTAATTGTTGATAGCCAGATCACTCACAGTTACCCATTCTGCTGGCGTTCTGACACTCCTCTGATCTATAGAGCCGTGCCAGCCTGGTTTGTCAAGATTCCCTGTATAATTCCTCAGATGCTCGAGGGCATCGAGGGCTCCCACTGGGTGCCCTCATTTGTGAAGGAAAAGCGGTTCTCCAGTTGGATTCAGAATGCCCGAGACTGGAACATTTCTAGAAACCGATTCTGGGGTACTCCTTTGCCCTTGTGGGTCAGCGACGACTTCAAAGAAATTGTCGCTGTGGGCAGCGCCGAAGAGCTCAAGGAACTCAGTGGATACCAGGGCGAACTTACTGATCTCCACCGCGATAAAGTGGACAAGATCACTATTCCCAGCAAGCAAGGCAAGGGTGTTCTGCGCCGTGTGAGCGAAGTGTTTGACTGTTGGTTCGAATCAGGCAGCATGCCGTACGCTTCTCAGCACTACCCATTTGAGAATAAGGAACAGTTTGAGAAGAGCTTCCCTGGCGATTTCATTGCCGAAGGACTGGATCAGACTCGTGGCTGGTTCTATACTCTGACTGTTTTGGGTACCCATCTGTTTGGCAAATTGCCTTTCAAGAACTGTGTCGTTAACGGTATCGTTCTTGCTGAAGACGGAAAGAAGATGTCTAAGAGATTGAAGAATTACCCAGATCCTTCTCTTATCATGAACAGATACGGTTCTGACGCTCTCCGTCTGTATCTGATTAACTCCCCCGTTGTACGCGCGGAGCCACTCAGATTCAAGGAAGCCGGCGTCAAGGAGATTGTTGCTAAggtgcttcttcctctttggaACAGTTACAAATTCTTCGAGGGCCAGGTGGCTCTTCTCAAGAAGTCCCAGGGTGTTGACTACGTCTTTGATCCTAAAGCAGAagccaccaacaccaatgtCATGGACCGCTGGATCCTGGCAAGCTGCCAGAGTCTTCTCAAGTTTGTGAATGAGGAGATGGCAGGATACCGTTTGTACACAGTTGTTCCCCGGCTACTCGGACTGATTGACAACACTACCAACTGGTATATCAGATTCAACCGGAGACGTTTGAAGGGCGAAAACGGCGTTGATGACACTTTACACGCCCTCAACACCCTCTTTGAGGTCCTCTATACATTGGTCAGAGGACTTGCTCCTTTCACACCATTCCTTACCGATACCATCTATCAGAAGCTCCTTCCCCACATCCCAGAGGCTCTCCGTAGTGAAGATAGCCGCAGCGTCCACTTCCTTGCCTTCCCTGAGGTGCGTGAGGAGTTGTTTGATGAAGTGGTTGAGAGGCGTGTATCTCGGATGCAAAAGGTTATCGAAATGGCCCGTGTATCTCGTGAGCGCCGCACTCTTGGATTGAAGACTCCTCTGAAGACGCTTGTCGTTATCCACCAAGACCCGCAATTCCTCGAGGATGTGAAGTCTTTGCAAAGCTACATTCTCGAGGAACTAAACGTTATCGAGCTCATCCTGTCATCTGACGAGGAGAAATACAATGTCCAGTATAGCGTTACTGCTGATTGGCCGACCCTCGgaaagaagctgaagaaggatgcccaaaaggtcaagaagTCTTTGCCTTCGCTCACCAGCAATGATGTGAAGAAGTTTGTCTCAGACAAGAAAATACTTGTTGATGGTATTGAGCTTGTTGAAGGCGACCTTATCGTAAGACGGGGTGTCAAGGAAGACGCATCATCCGAGGGTATGGAGCCCAACGCCGATGACGATGTGTTGACCATCTTGGATGCGAACCTGTACCCGGAGCTGGCGCACCAAGG
- a CDS encoding putative intracellular protein transport protein, giving the protein MFRILESQAPAKQTATDTINTLSSRLQSATLLEDRRAAIQGLRSFAKIYPASVASGALRPLIGCLRNDQEDVDTVKVVLEALLMLFSPDESSPEASDEIALWLSDEFTQRQDNITALLDLLDTRDFYSRLYSLQLIFQISSARPERTQECILTAPLGIPRLVSALGDAREPVRNEALLLLIALTPSSEELQKLVAFENAFDLLFTLIEKEGSLSHGSEVIEDCLSLLANLLRLNISNQSYFRETGCVKRLAKLLADVNHEQESDEPTPQWTLAQRDKNIWGLLVIIQLFLVRGGINTPANQMAFWHSGVMEQVLSTAFSQRFSVNVTSKALATCADLIRGNQPLQERFGDVEVFWGAQPAEGASNGELANQGLQPINVIEALLKLSLEPATLQLLDARLAACECVKAFFANHAGIRVHVLRRAIDGHLSGQDEIPNILTALLLPPESRGNADPYQTWMASVLMFHLLFENAEAKAIAMEVTEGDAESGEEVITCIQSIVGNLLTGMQRGDDERISVGYLMLLCGWLFEEPDAVNDFLGEGSSIQSLLQEIKHRYVSNVLVSGLCTILLGVIYEFSSKDSPIPRKTLHQLLTEQMGREQYIDKITRFRESPMVRDFEVLPQTVGGQYEGGLPEIFFDKTFVDFLKDNFGRMIRAIDREPGLEISVITNGIERGVSRELVDSLKAELEERSQAVQKLESDLVALHNRLEQEQLEYRKARETSAMEITRIQQINESLQKHHAQELAALEEQHQHAKNELVKQYGEQLRTIDYQLKETSVEYEKKSYKARQHHEAEVADLQKKIRSLEAELGRAQEQHTGEAANLKATIQALRSSADKANENHAAEVSNLHNTVQKLDFEASQSQRQHAAEVSNLNQTIHSLQSEVEALKQQNESNSAEHKITNERLQKELDTAKEKATQDIQAVHDDYTSKCAALEKRAEEAEQKTGQSELAERKSAQELQEARERLKKAQSEVKEKEAAARKSAKSEAEGLRKELEKVRSEAKKAEEAALKSANSEIEGLRKELEQVRSEAKNAEDAARKSAQSEADKLRKELEKVKSEAKRTEDATRKSSKSTKSEAEGLRKELEKAKLEVKEKEAARKSTQTEITELQRELEKVKLEAKDQAEEARKAKENESVAQKSTQEIDELRKELEKLKSEVKEKEEARKSAQSELEDLLIVFGDLEAKRNEDKKRLKDLGQEVSEAEEDDDDDDEEDEDDEE; this is encoded by the exons ATGTTTCGAATTCTCGAATCGCAGGCGCCGGCCAAACAAACGGCAACGGATACAATCAACACTCTCAGCAGTAGACTTCAAAGTGCGACTCTACTGGAAGACCGACGGGCGGCAATTCAAGGCCTGAGAAGCTTCGCGAAAATCTATCCTGCCTCTGTTGCATCTGGCGCGCTGCGACCATTGATCGGCTGTCTCAGGAATGATCAAGAGGATGTAGATACGGTCAAGGTGGTCTTGGAGGCCCTGTTGATGTTATTTTCTCCCGATGAGAGCAGC CCTGAAGCATCTGATGAAATAGCTCTTTGGCTATCCGATGAGTTTACTCAG CGACAAGACAATATAACAGCtcttcttgaccttcttgatACTCGCGACTTCTACTCCCGCTTATATTCTTTGCAATTGATATTTCAAATTTCTAGTGCGCGACCGGAGAGGACGCAGGAGTGTATTCTAACAGCTCCGTTGGGTATTCCGAGGCTAGTCAGTGCCCTGGGCGACGCTCGAGAGCCGGTTCGAAATG AAGCCTTACTGCTCCTCATTGCCCTGACACCTTCCTCGGAGGAGTTGCAAAAACTCGTTGCCTTTGAGAATGCGTTCGATCTTCTATTTACCCTaatcgaaaaagaaggctCTTTGTCACACGGGTCAGAGGTCATCGAAGACTGTCTCTCTCTGCTCGCGAACCTTCTTAGACTTAATATATCCAATCAGTCCTATTTTCGGGAGACGGGATGTGTCAAGCGATTGGCAAAGCTCCTTGCTGATGTCAACCATGAACAGGAATCAGATGAACCCACTCCGCAATGGACTCTTGCTCAGCGAGACAAGAACATCTGGGGTCTTCTGGTTATTATTCAGCTATTCCTAGTTCGGGGTGGGATCAACACGCCCGCTAACCAAATGGCCTTCTGGCACAGTGGCGTTATGGAGCAAGTTTTGAGCACAGCCTTCAGTCAGAGGTTTAGTGTCAATGTTACGTCCAAG GCACTGGCAACATGTGCGGACTTGATCCGCGGGAACCAGCCATTACAGGAGAGGTTTGGGGATGTTGAGGTCTTCTGGGGCGCACAGCCTGCAGAAGGTGCTTCTAATGGAGAGCTAGCAAACCAAGGACTTCAACCAATTAATGTAATCGAAGCATTACTCAAGCTGAGCCTTGAGCCTGCTACACTACAGCTGCTCGATGCGCGCCTAGCTGCCTGTGAATGTGTCAAGGCCTTCTTCGCAAACCATGCCGGAATTCGCGTCCATGTTCTGCGCAGAGCCATCGATGGTCATTTGAGCGGACAAGATGAGATCCCAAATATTCTGACCGCTTTGCTTCTCCCACCAGAATCTCGTGGGAATGCTGACCCATATCAGACTTGGATGGCTTCTGTTCTAATGTTCCACCTACTCTTTGAGAACGCCGAGGCAAAAGCAATAGCCATGGAGGTTACGGAAGGCGATGCTGAGAGTGGGGAGGAAGTCATAACTTGCATCCAGTCAATAGTAGGCAACTTACTTACTGGCATGCAACGGGGTGACGATGAAAGAATCTCTGTCGGATACTTGATGCTGCTCTGTGGTTGGCTTTTTGAAGAACCCGATGCCGTCAATGATTTCCTTGGAGAAGGCAGCAGCATCCAAAGCTTATTGCAAGAAATCAAACATCGCTATGTTTCTAACGTGCTCGTGTCTGGCCTATGCACTATTTTGTTGGGTGTCATATATGAGTTCTCCTCGAAGGATTCGCCCATCCCTCGCAAGACTTTGCACCAATTACTGACCGAACAAATGGGCAGGGAGCAATATATTGATAAGATAACAAGATTCAGGGAATCTCCTATGGTTCGGGACTTTGAAGTCTTGCCACAAACTGTCGGTGGGCAGTACGAGGGTGGGCTACCTGAAATATTTTTCGACAAGACATTCGTGGACTTCCTCAAGGATAACTTTGGCCGTATGATTCGTGCCATCGATCGTGAACCAGGGTTGGAGATATCAGTTATTACGAACGGCATTGAGAGAGGAGTCTCGCGTGAACTGGTTGATTCTCTGAAAGCTGAACTCGAAGAAAGGAGCCAGGCAGTGCAGAAACTGGAATCTGATCTAGTTGCCTTGCACAATAGACTTGAACAAGAGCAGCTTGAATACAGAAAAGCCCGGGAAACCAGTGCCATGGAAATAACTAGAATACAGCAAATCAACGAGTCGCTTCAAAAACATCATGCGCAAGAACTAGCAGCGCTGGAggaacaacatcaacatgcGAAAAATGAACTCGTAAAGCAGTATGGCGAACAGCTCCGGACCATCGACTATCAGCTGAAAGAGACTTCCGTTGAATACGAGAAAAAGAGCTACAAAGCTCGACAGCACCATGAAGCTGAGGTAGCCGatctgcagaagaagatccgaTCACTGGAAGCGGAACTTGGACGGGCCCAAGAACAGCATACTGGAGAGGCTGCTAATCTCAAAGCTACTATCCAAGCCTTGAGATCCAGTGCTGACAAGGCAAACGAAAATCATGCAGCAGAAGTTTCAAATTTGCATAATACTGTTCAAAAGCTCGACTTTGAGGCTagccagagccagagacAGCATGCTGCTGAAGTATCCAACCTCAACCAAACTATCCATAGTCTACAGTCAGAGGTTGAGGCTCTCAAGCAACAAAACGAGAGCAACTCCGCTGAACATAAGATCACAAATGAGAGATTACAAAAGGAACTCGATACGGCCAAAGAGAAAGCTACGCAAGATATTCAGGCTGTACATGATGACTATACCTCCAAGTGTGCTGCTCTAGAAAAACGAGCTGAGGAGGCGGAGCAGAAAACAGGGCAGAGTGAGTTAGCTGAGCGCAAATCCGCGCAAGAGCTGCAGGAGGCACGAGAAAGGTTAAAGAAGGCCCAGTCCGaagtcaaagaaaaagaagcagcAGCTCGTAAATCGGCAAAATCTGAAGCGGAAGGGTTACGGAAGGAACTGGAAAAGGTCAGATcagaagccaagaaagcagAAGAGGCAGCTCTCAAATCAGCGAATTCGGAAATAGAAGGGTTACGGAAAGAGTTGGAGCAAGTCAGGTCAGAAGCTAAGAATGCAGAAGACGCAGCTCGTAAATCAGCACAATCCGAAGCAGACAAGTTACGgaaagagctggagaaggtcaagtcAGAAGCTAAGAGAACAGAAGACGCAACTCGCAAGTCAAGCAAGTCGACAAAATCCGAAGCAGAAGGATTGCGGAAAGAGCTGGAAAAGGCCAAGTTAGAAgtcaaggaaaaagaagcgGCTCGCAAGTCCACCCAAACAGAAATTACAGAGTTGCAAAgagagttggagaaggtcaagttGGAAGCCAAGGATCAGGCCGAAGAAGCTCGCAAGGCAAAGGAGAACGAATCGGTTGCGCAGAAATCCACCCAAGAGATCGATGAGTTACGGAAAGAGTTGGAAAAGCTGAAATCAGAGGttaaagagaaagaagaagcacGCAAGTCAGCCCAATCCGAACTAGAGGACCTCCTGATTGTGTTCGGAGACTTGGAGGCTAAGAGGAACGAAGACAAG AAACGCCTGAAAGACCTTGGGCAGGAAGTATCCgaagccgaggaagatgacgatgacgatgacgaggaagatgaggacgatgaggaatGA